A single Cottoperca gobio chromosome 7, fCotGob3.1, whole genome shotgun sequence DNA region contains:
- the prdm2a gene encoding PR domain zinc finger protein 2, with product MEDSPHLYISEFGDNEEEEEEEEEEDEDDIEDDIYQEETNMESDMITSLYQDTERDSNSFPCQHCERHFTSKQGLERHMHIHASTTNEAHAYKSSRSFGSNMEQSQQETRKPLDSMGSVMQLHTSPTGSTTSILSAGDLTVQPDKPGVSEGRHACKYCEKIFTTHTNKRRHERRIHEQHLHVTHVEKTQLPQEENLQRIFSETLQQETELGDIKAPAAVLESDVEHVEQYMLDVSSNISENLSFYIDGKIVSTSRVSSCEMAEVHSGASTLVGLDALILDPTQISQVLNTDSEIPGQPLAKRRTATPPLLPQIKTELESEVVVSSSSSSLVSSLIENLFPQNTESTFVQKERTVFLSPKLKQLLEKQDGLKPTLALIADGQKPCSPVSLSVLPAGTGRFKRRTGSPPPSSPQQSPTSKEETPDSGDCDAVNTGQMETQHRSSVHLTANVKDDTTSNVEEPAVTPFLAESWPPTGGNSCNQQPLDLSNTVKRNEDVTLADAALDLSLQKTTVGESELTFNLVSHAVLREGKSNACMLETALLNIGEQNVTLGNPETSLLTDFTILTGPDIMSQMEPMAKGLVYGLALPSNSLTPSPASLTPVALQPASPCTITFASPASHTGLPTTPSLITVLAPSHMSNPSNQPIQVLAPNISPEPLVICTENAFHFSECDLTTAFATTNSANPVTRSQSLDSTLNLPGHMFLSEQMALNPPIDESTLLSELPFSPTVTLNDSLINSYNITSNTVLIECTIALEAPGSIVPASVTLQENPVEPPAPTQMVVNHLEQEQIASVPNPQTVDPTILMSSITESVTLSTTTSERSDCLPVGESSPDPELVNAEPPTIKEEEDADSTVSIPKTSPRQKAEEDESSNNPPSDAQQQTFTKNFICNVCDKLFHSMKELGHHVGDHADEWPYKCEFCVLLFSKPSALLDHRSSLHAVGKTYVCSACTKEFVYLCNLKQHQEELHPSQQCTYTEDEKGKLRPQNYNNSTKVNTEASAPDAAEEPKKLVKKEEGDVAAEELLTTIKIMASDGAKIKGPDVRLGINQHYPSFKPPPFPYHNRSPAGSVASATNFTTHNIPQTFSTAIRCTKCGKSFDNMPELHKHILTCANASDKRRYTPKRNPIPLRHFAKTQNGVLSTTNSTNGLNASNRPSQSNRSKHNQESPVNVKFKVLNKRKKKLVQRVMPQRNKTVPSSNKMSRAQVDEQQEIFVCPHCSREFTMRRSRTKHMAVCPKKPKEVNKRKEGGISVTKENDGHLHRGVEETQQPSPPHKTRLQTSGPAKRPAILPVQTVLSNKRSKIIIKESVQPKQDTPTLNELPIVRTFNPSMRQYSRVQHSVKGIPIKITIVKPQQAAPQRDELPPSQSREEAAGAVTSRSEQSPTV from the coding sequence ATGGAAGACTCTCCTCACTTGTACATCTCTGAATTTGGAGacaatgaggaggaggaggaggaggaggaggaggaggatgaggacgaCATTGAGGACGACATTTATCAAGAGGAAACTAACATGGAATCAGACATGATTACGTCACTCTACCAGGATACTGAGAGGGACTCAAACTCTTTTCCCTGCCAGCACTGTGAGAGACATTTTACCTCCAAACAAGGTTTGGAACGACACATGCACATCCACGCTTCCACGACCAACGAGGCACACGCGTACAAGAGCAGTAGGTCATTTGGTTCAAACATGGAACAGTCGCAGCAGGAGACGAGGAAGCCTCTGGATTCAATGGGCTCGGTCATGCAGCTTCATACTTCCCCCACTGGCTCTACTACTTCCATATTGTCGGCTGGTGACCTCACTGTTCAGCCAGACAAACCGGGAGTTTCAGAGGGGCGTCATGCTTGCAAGTACTGTGAAAAGATATTCACTACGCATACGAACAAGCGGCGACATGAGCGCAGGATCCACGAGCAGCACCTGCATGTCACACATGTGGAAAAAACCCAGCTGCCCCAAGAGGAAAATCTCCAGAGGATATTCAGTGAAACATTGCAACAGGAAACAGAGCTTGGTGACATTAAAGCACCTGCCGCTGTTCTGGAGAGTGACGTGGAACACGTAGAACAATACATGCTAGATGTCTCTAGCAATATTTCAGAGAATCTCAGCTTTTATATTGATGGAAAGATAGTGTCAACAAGTAGAGTCAGTAGCTGTGAAATGGCCGAGGTTCATTCTGGGGCTTCAACTTTGGTTGGACTGGATGCTCTGATTCTAGACCCCACCCAAATCAGCCAGGTTTTAAATACAGATTCAGAGATACCCGGTCAACCACTGGCTAAGAGAAGAACTGCAACACCACCTCTTTTACCACAAATTAAAACTGAACTGGAGTCTGAGGTGGTTgtgtcttcttcttcgtcttcacTTGTATCTTCCTTAATAGAGAATCTTTTTCCTCAGAATACCGAGTCTACATTTGTGCAGAAGGAAagaactgtgtttctgtccccAAAGTTGAAGCAGCTCCTGGAGAAGCAGGATGGCCTTAAACCTACCCTCGCCCTCATCGCGGACGGCCAGAAGCCTTGTTCACCCGTCTCTCTCTCGGTCCTGCCTGCCGGAACAGGAAGGTTTAAAAGAAGGACTGGATCTCCTCCACCAAGCTCGCCACAGCAAAGCCCAACATCTAAAGAAGAAACACCAGATAGTGGAGATTGTGACGCTGTAAATACAGGGCAGATGGAGACACAACATCGTTCATCTGTGCACCTAACAGCCAATGTGAAGGATGACACAACTTCAAACGTGGAGGAGCCAGCAGTGACACCTTTCTTGGCAGAGAGCTGGCCCCCCACCGGCGGTAATTCCTGTAACCAGCAACCACTGGATCTATCTAATACAGTCAAAAGAAATGAAGATGTAACTTTAGCTGATGCTGCGCTTGATTTGAGTTTGCAAAAAACGACTGTAGGTGAATCTGAGCTGACATTCAATTTAGTTTCACACGCAGTTTTGAGAGAAGGAAAATCAAATGCATGCATGCTGGAGACGGCCTTACTGAATATTGGAGAGCAAAATGTAACCCTCGGGAATCCTGAGACCTCTTTACTGACAGACTTCACCATACTTACAGGTCCAGATATAATGAGCCAAATGGAGCCTATGGCAAAGGGACTTGTTTATGGACTTGCACTTCCCTCCAATTCTCTGACTCCATCACCTGCCTCCCTTACCCCTGTTGCCTTGCAGCCAGCTTCACCGTGCACTATAACATTTGCTTCCCCAGCTTCACACACAGGGCTCCCCACTACGCCTTCATTAATCACAGTTTTGGCACCATCACATATGTCTAACCCTTCAAACCAACCAATCCAGGTTTTAGCCCCAAATATATCTCCTGAGCCCCTGGTAatctgtacagaaaatgcattcCATTTTTCAGAGTGTGATTTAACTACTGCATTTGCCACTACCAATTCTGCAAACCCTGTCACTCGCTCCCAATCCCTTGACTCAACTCTTAATCTACCTGGCCACATGTTTCTCTCTGAGCAAATGGCTCTCAACCCGCCTATAGATGAGTCCACTCTCTTGTCAGAATTGCCATTCTCGCCCACTGTAACTTTAAATGATTCCCTCATCAACTCCTACAACATTACCAGCAACACCGTGTTAATAGAGTGCACAATAGCTCTCGAAGCCCCAGGGAGTATAGTCCCTGCTTCAGTTACCTTACAAGAAAACCCTGTTGAGCCTCCAGCACCTACACAAATGGTTGTTAATCACTTAGAACAGGAACAGATTGCATCAGTgcccaacccacaaactgtggaCCCCACTATTCTCATGTCCTCCATCACAGAATCAGTAACTCTATCCACCACCACCTCAGAGAGATCTGATTGTCTTCCTGTGGGGGAATCAAGTCCTGACCCAGAGCTCGTTAATGCAGAGCCACCAACCataaaagaggaggaagatgctgACAGTACTGTCTCCATACCCAAAACCTCACCTCGTCAGAAAGCCGAAGAGGACGAATCCTCAAACAACCCACCGAGTGATGCGCAACAGCAGACTTTCACCAAGAATTTCATCTGCAATGTGTGTGATAAGCTGTTCCATTCAATGAAAGAACTGGGCCATCATGTAGGTGACCATGCTGATGAATGGCCCTACAAATGTGAGTTCTGCGTGCTGCTCTTTAGCAAACCCTCCGCTCTGCTCGATCATCGATCAAGCCTCCACGCTGTCGGAAAGACTTATGTTTGCAGTGCATGTACAAAAGAATTTGTCTACCTTTGTAATCTGAAGCAGCATCAGGAAGAATTACATCCCAGCCAGCAGTGTACATACACAGAAGATGAAAAGGGAAAACTAAGACCTCAGAACTATAATAACTCGACTAAAGTCAACACGGAGGCCTCAGCGCCCGACGCTGCAGAGGAACCCAAGAAACTGGTGAAAAAGGAAGAGGGGGATGTGGCTGCTGAAGAACTGTTAACAACGATAAAAATCATGGCCTCAGATGGAGCCAAAATCAAAGGGCCTGATGTTCGTCTTGGCATTAACCAACATTATCCCAGCTTTAAGCCCCCTCCATTTCCTTACCATAACAGATCACCCGCTGGCTCAGTAGCTTCAGCCACAAACTTCACCACCCACAACATCCCACAAACCTTTAGCACGGCCATTCGGTGCACTAAGTGCGGAAAGAGCTTTGATAACATGCCAGAGTTACACAAGCATATCCTGACTTGTGCAAATGCCAGTGACAAAAGACGATACACGCCCAAAAGGAATCCCATCCCACTACGCCACTTTGCAAAAACTCAAAATGGAGTTCTGTCTACCACTAACTCTACTAACGGACTAAATGCTTCGAACAGACCCAGCCAGTCAAACAGGTCCAAACATAACCAAGAATCACCAGTAAATGTGAAGTTCAAGGTGCTgaacaaaaggaagaaaaagtTGGTCCAAAGGGTCATGCCCCAGAGGAACAAGACCGTTCCTTcgtcaaataaaatgtcacgTGCACAGGTGGATGAGCAGCAGGAGATCTTTGTCTGCCCACACTGTAGCAGGGAGTTCACAATGCGCCGCAGCAGAACCAAACACATGGCAGTCTGCCCCAAGAAACCTAAAGAGGTGaataaaaggaaagaaggaggaatttctgtgacaaaagaaaatgatggaCACCTGCATAGAGGCGTTGAAGAGACACAGCAACCCTCGCCGCCGCATAAAACCAGACTCCAGACTTCTGGCCCGGCTAAAAGGCCCGCCATCCTACCTGTGCAAACTGTCCTATCAAACAAAAgaagtaaaataattataaaggAGAGCGTGCAGCCAAAACAAGACACACCCACTCTGAATGAACTTCCCATTGTTCGCACTTTCAACCCCTCTATGCGCCAGTATAGCAGAGTGCAGCATAGCGTCAAAGGCATCCCCATTAAAATCACCATCGTGAAACCACAGCAGGCAGCACCGCAGAGGGATGAGCTGCCCCCCTCCCAGAGCCGAGAGGAAGCAGCCGGAGCCGTCACCAGCCGCTCCGAGCAGAGTCCGACAGTCTGA